The following proteins come from a genomic window of Canis lupus dingo isolate Sandy chromosome 20, ASM325472v2, whole genome shotgun sequence:
- the LPAR2 gene encoding lysophosphatidic acid receptor 2 isoform X1, translating to MVTMGQCYYNETIGFFYNNSGKELSSHWRPKDVVVVALGLTVSVLVLLTNLLVIAAIASNRRFHQPIYYLLGNLAAADLFAGVAYLFLMFHTGPRTARLSLEGWFVRQGLLDTSLTASVATLLAIAVERHRSVMAVQLHSRLPRGRVVMLIVGVWVAALGLGLLPAHSWHCLCALDRCSRMAPLLSRSYLAVWALSSLLVFLLMVAVYTRIFFYVRRRVQRMAEHVSCHPRYRETTLSLVKTVVIILDFQAEGTEGESPAGLGCASKEERRPVWLERSRRKGAFVVCWTPGQVVLLLDGLGCKSCNVLAVEKYFLLLAEANSLVNAVVYSCRDAEMRRTFRRLLCCLCLRRSTHESARYAPSARTGASTRIMLPENGHSLMDSTL from the exons aTGGTCACCATGGGCCAGTGCTACTACAACGAGACCATCGGCTTCTTCTACAACAACAGTGGCAAGGAACTCAGCTCCCACTGGCGGCCCAAAGATGTGGTTGTGGTGGCCCTGGGGCTGACAGTCAGCGTGCTGGTGCTGCTGACCAACTTGCTGGTCATCGCAGCCATTGCTTCCAACCGACGCTTCCACCAGCCCATTTACTACCTGCTTGGCAACCTGGCCGCGGCTGACCTCTTTGCTGGTGTGGCCTACCTCTTCCTTATGTTCCACACTGGCCCTCGCACGGCCCGGCTCTCGCTGGAGGGCTGGTTCGTGCGGCAGGGCCTGCTGGACACCAGCCTGACGGCATCAGTGGCCACACTGCTAGCCATCGCCGTGGAGCGGCACCGCAGCGTGATGGCTGTGCAGCTGCACAGCCGCCTGCCCAGAGGCCGAGTCGTCATGCTCATCGTGGGGGTGTGGGTGGCTGCactgggcctggggctgctgcCGGCCCACTCCTGGCACTGCCTCTGTGCCCTGGACCGCTGCTCACGCATGGCCCCCCTGCTCAGCCGCTCCTATCTGGCTGTCTGGGCCCTGTCCAGCCTGCTTGTCTTCCTGCTCATGGTGGCTGTCTACACCCGCATTTTCTTCTATGTGAGGCGGAGGGTGCAGCGCATGGCAGAGCACGTCAGCTGCCACCCGCGATACCGAGAGACCACACTCAGCCTGGTCAAGACCGTTGTCATTATCCTGG acttccaggcagagggaacagaaggTGAGAGTCCCGCAGGACTGGGCTGTGCCTCCAAAGAGGAGAGGAGGCCCGTGTGGctggagagaagcaggagaaaag GGGCGTTCGTGGTCTGCTGGACTCCAGGCCAGGTGGTGCTGCTCCTGGATGGTCTGGGCTGCAAGTCCTGCAACGTCCTGGCGGTGGAGAAGTATTTCCTACTCCTGGCCGAGGCCAACTCACTGGTCAACGCCGTGGTGTACTCGTGCCGAGATGCTGAGATGCGCCGCACCTTCCGCCGCCTCCTCTGCTGTCTGTGCCTACGCCGGTCCACCCACGAGTCTGCCCGCTATGCACCCTCCGCCCGAACAGGTGCCAGCACTCGCATCATGCTTCCTGAGAATGGCCACTCCTTGATGGACTCCACCCTTTAG
- the LPAR2 gene encoding lysophosphatidic acid receptor 2 isoform X2, translating into MVTMGQCYYNETIGFFYNNSGKELSSHWRPKDVVVVALGLTVSVLVLLTNLLVIAAIASNRRFHQPIYYLLGNLAAADLFAGVAYLFLMFHTGPRTARLSLEGWFVRQGLLDTSLTASVATLLAIAVERHRSVMAVQLHSRLPRGRVVMLIVGVWVAALGLGLLPAHSWHCLCALDRCSRMAPLLSRSYLAVWALSSLLVFLLMVAVYTRIFFYVRRRVQRMAEHVSCHPRYRETTLSLVKTVVIILGAFVVCWTPGQVVLLLDGLGCKSCNVLAVEKYFLLLAEANSLVNAVVYSCRDAEMRRTFRRLLCCLCLRRSTHESARYAPSARTGASTRIMLPENGHSLMDSTL; encoded by the exons aTGGTCACCATGGGCCAGTGCTACTACAACGAGACCATCGGCTTCTTCTACAACAACAGTGGCAAGGAACTCAGCTCCCACTGGCGGCCCAAAGATGTGGTTGTGGTGGCCCTGGGGCTGACAGTCAGCGTGCTGGTGCTGCTGACCAACTTGCTGGTCATCGCAGCCATTGCTTCCAACCGACGCTTCCACCAGCCCATTTACTACCTGCTTGGCAACCTGGCCGCGGCTGACCTCTTTGCTGGTGTGGCCTACCTCTTCCTTATGTTCCACACTGGCCCTCGCACGGCCCGGCTCTCGCTGGAGGGCTGGTTCGTGCGGCAGGGCCTGCTGGACACCAGCCTGACGGCATCAGTGGCCACACTGCTAGCCATCGCCGTGGAGCGGCACCGCAGCGTGATGGCTGTGCAGCTGCACAGCCGCCTGCCCAGAGGCCGAGTCGTCATGCTCATCGTGGGGGTGTGGGTGGCTGCactgggcctggggctgctgcCGGCCCACTCCTGGCACTGCCTCTGTGCCCTGGACCGCTGCTCACGCATGGCCCCCCTGCTCAGCCGCTCCTATCTGGCTGTCTGGGCCCTGTCCAGCCTGCTTGTCTTCCTGCTCATGGTGGCTGTCTACACCCGCATTTTCTTCTATGTGAGGCGGAGGGTGCAGCGCATGGCAGAGCACGTCAGCTGCCACCCGCGATACCGAGAGACCACACTCAGCCTGGTCAAGACCGTTGTCATTATCCTGG GGGCGTTCGTGGTCTGCTGGACTCCAGGCCAGGTGGTGCTGCTCCTGGATGGTCTGGGCTGCAAGTCCTGCAACGTCCTGGCGGTGGAGAAGTATTTCCTACTCCTGGCCGAGGCCAACTCACTGGTCAACGCCGTGGTGTACTCGTGCCGAGATGCTGAGATGCGCCGCACCTTCCGCCGCCTCCTCTGCTGTCTGTGCCTACGCCGGTCCACCCACGAGTCTGCCCGCTATGCACCCTCCGCCCGAACAGGTGCCAGCACTCGCATCATGCTTCCTGAGAATGGCCACTCCTTGATGGACTCCACCCTTTAG
- the LPAR2 gene encoding lysophosphatidic acid receptor 2 isoform X3, whose amino-acid sequence MVTMGQCYYNETIGFFYNNSGKELSSHWRPKDVVVVALGLTVSVLVLLTNLLVIAAIASNRRFHQPIYYLLGNLAAADLFAGVAYLFLMFHTGPRTARLSLEGWFVRQGLLDTSLTASVATLLAIAVERHRSVMAVQLHSRLPRGRVVMLIVGVWVAALGLGLLPAHSWHCLCALDRCSRMAPLLSRSYLAVWALSSLLVFLLMVAVYTRIFFYVRRRVQRMAEHVSCHPRYRETTLSLVKTVVIILDFQAEGTEGESPAGLGCASKEERRPVWLERSRRKGQHRLEGHRGVRGLLDSRPGGAAPGWSGLQVLQRPGGGEVFPTPGRGQLTGQRRGVLVPRC is encoded by the exons aTGGTCACCATGGGCCAGTGCTACTACAACGAGACCATCGGCTTCTTCTACAACAACAGTGGCAAGGAACTCAGCTCCCACTGGCGGCCCAAAGATGTGGTTGTGGTGGCCCTGGGGCTGACAGTCAGCGTGCTGGTGCTGCTGACCAACTTGCTGGTCATCGCAGCCATTGCTTCCAACCGACGCTTCCACCAGCCCATTTACTACCTGCTTGGCAACCTGGCCGCGGCTGACCTCTTTGCTGGTGTGGCCTACCTCTTCCTTATGTTCCACACTGGCCCTCGCACGGCCCGGCTCTCGCTGGAGGGCTGGTTCGTGCGGCAGGGCCTGCTGGACACCAGCCTGACGGCATCAGTGGCCACACTGCTAGCCATCGCCGTGGAGCGGCACCGCAGCGTGATGGCTGTGCAGCTGCACAGCCGCCTGCCCAGAGGCCGAGTCGTCATGCTCATCGTGGGGGTGTGGGTGGCTGCactgggcctggggctgctgcCGGCCCACTCCTGGCACTGCCTCTGTGCCCTGGACCGCTGCTCACGCATGGCCCCCCTGCTCAGCCGCTCCTATCTGGCTGTCTGGGCCCTGTCCAGCCTGCTTGTCTTCCTGCTCATGGTGGCTGTCTACACCCGCATTTTCTTCTATGTGAGGCGGAGGGTGCAGCGCATGGCAGAGCACGTCAGCTGCCACCCGCGATACCGAGAGACCACACTCAGCCTGGTCAAGACCGTTGTCATTATCCTGG acttccaggcagagggaacagaaggTGAGAGTCCCGCAGGACTGGGCTGTGCCTCCAAAGAGGAGAGGAGGCCCGTGTGGctggagagaagcaggagaaaagGTCAGCACCGCCTCGAAGGGCACAG GGGCGTTCGTGGTCTGCTGGACTCCAGGCCAGGTGGTGCTGCTCCTGGATGGTCTGGGCTGCAAGTCCTGCAACGTCCTGGCGGTGGAGAAGTATTTCCTACTCCTGGCCGAGGCCAACTCACTGGTCAACGCCGTGGTGTACTCGTGCCGAGATGCTGA